The window tttaacagGCATATATTTATTACAGTTAATGTGCATATTAACTATATTATTAGTAATCCCATTAAGCTCACCCATTTATCCTAGTATTTTTCATTCCATATCTTTCTGTGAGTAATTATTTAACATATTCCTTTCAaccctttcctgcctctctcaCATTCACCACACTTGTTTAAACCCATGTCAGACCATTCAGCAAAAATGGTGCTAAAACCAGCATAGTGGTATAAACTTGTAACCCCGCACTGAAGAGCAAGAGGCAGAAGGAGCATGAGTATAGAGCCGGGCTGAGCTACATAGTGGCACACTGTCTTGCTGGGCATGGTTCCCTTATGGAGATCAAAAGACAACTTAGAGGGCAATTTTCTCCTTCAACCAAGTTGTCAGTGCTATCACTGCTGAGCTGTGTTGCTGGCTGTTTAACAACTTTTAGAGCAGACTAAAGTATCCTATGCTCAGAGGTTAGACTGGTCCCACTCCAGGTTTGGAAGGCTAGTggctcttaacttttttttttttttttttttgactggaACCTAACCTTTATTTACAGGACACTGAAGGATACGAAATTCCACATAGAAACAAGAAACTCGGGATGGTTTTATATAGTATGTATAGTTCACAACTGTTCAAGTATAGTTTCTTTGTAAAAAGTGCTACAATAAcaaaccacatttaaaaagagTTCTTAGTAGAGAAACAGTAAGACAAATTTATGAAGAACACAGCACATAGCTAGCAACTTTGTGCCTCAGCTGGACATTAGAAAGTTAAAGGTCCCGGGAGCCCCATCCTGAACTTGGAAGGCAATGCCTTCAAGGTAGTTTCTGGAACCACATTctgatcttcctcttcctccactgaGAAGTACTTCTCAATCAAGTTTAATGAGGCCTCATCTACAGACCTATTTTCATGGCTCTGTAGTGCTTCAGTTTTGTTCAAGCCTCCACACTCTTCAATCATTATACTGAGTTTCTCTGTCTCACCTAGTTTCTCAGCAGCCTGAATGATATTAGAAATGGCATCAAGAATAACCAAAATAATTTTGGTATCTTTTGCACTTAAGAGGTTCATCAAAGATTCTATTATGCAACAATGAACAAGATATGCAATCTGTTCAACAGTCCCACCACTGATGTAGTTGGTTACAGCCCACACAGCTTCCTTCTGTGTCTTAAAGTCTGCCATAGAGAGGACACCAACAAGAAATGGGACTAAGCCATAATTCACAACTTGCTGTATCTGGTCCTGGTGTCCAGCTGTGATGCTTGACATTGTCCATGTGGCCTCCTTCTGAATACTACTCTTAGGGTTTGTTAGCAGGCTGGGAAAGACTGCAAGTGCTCCTGCATTATCACAATCTGAATCTGTTCATCATTCCAGTGACAATGTTCCCTATGGCTCTTAGTGCAGGAGTCACAATTGGCAATTCAACAGCTCCTAAAAGCTTCACAAGTTGGGGCACAACTCCTGTCTTCACAACCATTTCAATGCGCTTATTTGGACCATCGATCAGGTAGGAAATAGCCCAGCAGGAAATCTGCTAATACTTCTGGATCATTGTGATGCAGGAGACAACTAAAGTGGGAAGAATCTGCTCAAGGGCAACACCGCAAGGGGGGTGTGGGATTCTGTTCTGACAGAGGTTTGAAAGTGTCCGCGTAAGATTATGTAAGTAACCACATGCCAAGAAAGTCAGGTCAGGATTCGCAAGGAGTGCCAACAATGGGTCACCCACACCGTACTTGATAACCAAGTTCCGGAAAACAGAACCATCACCTGCAATGTTTCCAAGAGTCCATACAGCTTGCTTGCTGATGTGAGCATGGGGAGATGccaagagagaaatgaatgctgggaTAGCATCTCCATCCACCACAGCCTTGGTCTGTTCAGATGTTCCAGAAGCAATGTTAGTAAACGCCCAAGCAGATTCAAACTGAATGGGACTACAACCAGTTTTGCCCAAAAAGGACACAAATTTTGGGATCAAACCAGCCAGGATGATGTTGTCTATAGGAGGCTGTTTCTCCCTAGAAAGCAGTTTCTGAGCAGCTTGAGTAGCTTGGAGCTGGCTTTCCAAATTGTTGCTGTTTATGCCTTTAACAATGTCCTCAAAGACCAATTTACAGTGCTCTGATTGTTGCGGTTTTCCTGCAGTGGAGAAATAGCATCATCAGGAAATGAGCTGACGTTTCTCCTCTTCAGCATCTGGTCATCTTTCTTGGCtttcctcagctccacattaactTCTATTTGGTGCTGCCACATTTCAGTTCTGTTAAACTGGGATCTGGTGAGTTAGCGTTCTCCTTGGTGGACGTGGTTGCAGGAATAAGGGAGAAAGCTGCACAGCGGGTTcagacttccaggaaaggcagtgCTGGACTCTCAGGCTGCGGGGTCGGCGGCCCTCGAAACGTCCAGTGTGCTTCAGCCCTCAGACTTTGTGCCGGCTCTTAACTTGCAAGGCACGTGCCCAGGGTAGTCTAAGGCTTTCTCCACTCTGATTTATTGAACCTGGATGCCTTCCAGTCTTGTTTGAGCATCATTAGTTTTTGAGGTTATGGTGTTCCAGTGTACATTCTTTCCCTGACTGTTATTCTTGGTTTAGAGTTGTAGATTCTAGTACCAAAAATATGTTTCTTGCTCAGAAAGCaaaaattagatattttattcatatttctgtAGCTACTTTTATAGTTGCCTCTTTTGTTACTGTGGTTCTGTTACTGTGGTTCACTCATTCCTCAAGATTATTTTAGTTAACCTGAACTTTAACCTCTGTTTCTTTAAGTCAGCAAAATTACAATGTTTTCTGTAGGAGCTCAGCTTTGTCCACTTCATTAATATCATCTGTCCCTGACTGTGGTTCAGACCATTTTCATGGATAGTCACAAGAGGGCTACTTTGATACCATGCTCTATCAAGTCTGGATGCAGAAGCTTTGGTCTATGTACTTGAAAGTTGTGCTACAATTAGATGGATCACATTTAGAACTGATGAATGTTTTTGTTGAATGAACTCACTGATCTTTATAAAATCATGCTCTTatctctgctcttcctcctttAAATTATGCTTTAGCTACCTatagtttttgttctgtttttctgttgttcAGGATTAGTATTTGTGTAGCATATGCTATTTCCTGTTCAAGTGTTCATTCTTCTATTTAGAGTAGTTTTAAGTAAACAAGATTATATAAATAGTTATATAAATGGTATTGGCACACCATAAAATCAGAACATATCATGTAGTGCTTGCCTTTTAGCTTTATTTCATCACATGCTACCATTGGCATAGCATGAATTCAGGACATACCATCTGGTGCTATCACTGTGTTCCTTCAGTATGTGAGCAGTACAGTTCCAGAGTCCTATTTGGGGGTGTATTCATGTTATTTCTGATACAATTAGCTCATTTGAGTCCTAGCAGAAAACAGATGGCATTCCCAAGAAGCAGGGAGATTTGATAAAGGGGTAATCTTATAAagttttggtgaaaataaaaGGAGTCTATAAAGGACAGCACAGGTGCCCTATAGCTAGCAACAACAAAAGGAGTACCCACAGCTTTAAAGGAGCTGTGGAATGAAAGGTAAGATCCAGGGAGGAAATATACCCAATAAAACCACCTGGAGTGAGGTGGGCTTTTTGGCCGAGAGACACAGCCAAAGGTAGGAGGATCTTTCTCTGCATCTTAGACCTCTCACCAATACTTGCCTTTGTCAGGACCCAGTGAGAAaccagagaagaggagagaccttTTGATTTAGCCAGAGGAGGATCTTAAAGGCAGAGAGCAGTGTTAAACTATAGAGGGCACATTATTCTGTGAGATGTGCTGATCTGTCCTCCAAAGGTTCATGTGATGGAAAGTTGGTTCtcagtgtggtggtgtgaaagTGGTAGGTAGTGGTAGGGTTGGTGCAAGGTAATTATGTTATGGTCTAGGGCTTCAGGAGAGTGGGTCAGTTTATGTGGGACTGAGCTATTTCCTGCAAGAATGGGTTGTTAtaagtctcacacacacacacacacacacacacacacacacacacacacacactcagtcttCTTCACATACTCCCACTATTTTGATGCCATATTGCTATGAGATCCTCACATGAACTAAATTCACTGTGAGCTAAACTTCTCTGTATAAAGACTTTTGTGTTGTTACAACACAAAGCAGATTATGACAAAAGGTTTCAAGAATTTTTGTTTAGTATCCTGTTTAaatttaaaggaaaggaaaatacaatagcctttttatgtatttcttagGCCAGAACCAAAGATCCAATCAATACTTAAAAGAAGAGTGCAAGGAAATTGAGAAATTCTTGTCTCATTTTATATCCTTCTCCAGGGAAAGAGTGATTCTTATAACCCTATTGACCACCATAGAGTTCACAAGAATAACTGAGAAACATTCTAGAGCTTACTCTGTGATGCCCTAAAAATGACAGACATCTGAGCTTTTTTTATATTCACCAACTCTTGTAAATACTTTTATTAACTAATCTACATAGACATGATATTTAACAattcaatataataaataatttcagataaataatttaaaacattttagagcCCTTGGGGCTTACAAAAAGAATCCTTAAAGATCCATATGTATCATCTGAAGATTAATAGTtacaaaagaaagtaaacaatacatccaaaataaatagaaatttaaatatttaaataaatagcaAGCCTTGTGCGTTGTAGGTAGGAGCACATGATTATTCAGCCATTGTTGCAATGGCACTTTGACAGAAGGTGATCCATCCCCTCAGAAATTCCACCACATTTACTGTCTCATCATGGAATTCGCACGTGGATGTGTTCTCAGAGCCctaaaaagaatagaaagtttTAGGCTAAAGCAGTTTAACTTACATACAGTTATTCTTCACTAGAGTTCTATAAGCATTTATTTTAACACTTGTTAAATATATTAATCATTTGCACTTCTTGAATGATCAAAATTGTCAGATTATGTTTTAGTATGATGTCAAATGATAAAAGCATACAAGATAAAATTTTCCCAAGTTGAGTACAAATGAACATTTGAATGAAAGCTTTGAATACTTCTGTAGAATGCAGTTGTTTGACCTCTTTTTTCTGGTAAGTGAAAATAGCTATGCATTGATTTAGGTTGTATGGATGAAGAAATGATATATGTTACATGTTCTTTTCTAAACCTTAAGATTCTATTATTCTTTTATTCCCCCAAGTCACAGAATAGAAACAACACAGAGTAGATTAGGACAAAAGTCTATTGGGGAAAATTTGGAGGAGAACATTTAATAGAGATACCTACCCTGTAATCAATACAGATGATTCTCCCAGTTTGTACAGGTAGAAATATTATAAATTGGTTGTGTAGACTGGCTTTTTGGAAGATAACCTCCATTGCTAAAAGGATATATTTCAACCCTGTTTCTAGATAACAAGCTGAGAGGAAATATTTTGATAGATTTATGGAATGACTTTTCCAAATCTGAGTAATCCTTGTAAGTCAAATGAGGTAGagtatttattttgaataaatgttccttttaaaataagCTGCCATGATCTTATATACCCTCTTTTCATAGCTACTTGAATGTTCTAATTATCGTGGATTTTTTTAAGTGTGGCTCTTGAAATATGCTTTTTCTAGTTTTCACACACCTCtaaaatttatactttatataaaattataatttgggGTGAGCTTTCTAGTGTGGGCTAGAGATTTTAGAGCAGACTTCTTTGCATAGCTAAGGACCTGAGCCTTTCAACACCTAGATGACATGGACATCAGCCTATTCTACAAGCCTCAGACAAAAGAAAGCAGGGCACagaaaaagtaaattttgtttggaaaggattagcaTGACACCCTCTTAGAGGATACCTGTCAACTCAGCAATTTTGTTTGGCAGATGGAATGAGAAAAGAGAACTACAATTCTCCTTTGCCTCACCAAAGTCCATGTTTcctgtgcatttaaaaataaaaccttgctgggtgatggtgacacatacctttaatcccagcacctgagaggcagaggcagttgaatctctgtgagttcgaggctagcctggtctacaaagctagttccaggacagttaggactgttaacacagagaaatcctatcttgaaaaataaaacaaaacaacaacaacaaaacgaaaACCCTGAAATGACCTCTCACTGTTCTCCTCTGTCCATTTTAATGGCTGCTAATTTTGGAGACAAGTTTCTGTGTTCTTCTGTGAATGACCGCAAACCTCTCTGGAAAAGCCTTTCAGCCCATTGGTCCTCTTCTGATAAACATGTGAAGGCAACCAAAGCTGCCTGTTCCCTTGTAGAATTCCGTACTTTCTCTCACTTCCAATTAGATGCTAGTGTGAGAAGAAGCAGGGTGTTCCCAGAATTTCCTTGCAAATGATGATGGGTGGGGACTCTAGCATCATCCTGTAGTGGAAGGATTCATGCTCTCAGTGACGTTAAATTTTGTTTGATTGAGTACATGGAACCTGGCAAAGACTGGGAGTGTCATGCCACTTTAAAACGCAGTGCTTCTCCTTCGCCTCACGTCCAGCTTAGCAGATAAAGCAGTGCCCTACCTTTAGTTTCACAGCCACCACTCTAATGTTGCTGATGGAATTCTCAGCGTCTTCCAAGAGAAAGCTCTTGCTTTGCGCCAAATCCAGCACACGCTGCAGAGCTCCAAGTTCTTCTTCCAGACACTGAAGGTGTTTCAGTTCTGTGGCCTAGAGGAGCAATAAGCACAACTCTCAGCTCAGTTCACCACTCTGAAGAACCAGAAGGCAATCCACAGTTTATCTAATCAAGAATAGACAGCACATAGCTTTGACCCACTCCCTGTTCTCAGTGTAAAGAGGGACTGAAGTGGTGGATACCGGAAATGGAGAAGAGCAAGAGCTCAAGTCCTGTGGTTAACATTAACTGGTAGGTCACTCTAGTGAGTCCTGTGTTCGAGTTTCATTAGAGTTTGTAAAACGTGTGTATTTCCCTGTTGCAGTGCATATGACATAGAATATTTTTTCCAAGCTGCAAAGAAATCATAGAGAATGTGGAAGTACAAGATTCACAATCTACACTCTAATGTCTAATAATCCCAGAGTTGAGAATCACAGAACAGGAGTCCTTGGATTCCAGCTGTCACGGACCCAAATCTTACAGATTAGGTTATCATGACCCAGAATGATGACTGTCAAGATACGCAGGAAGGCacatttaatatttcttaaatttttacttCTCTGCCATTActaaagatgaatttttaaaaacctatttgtcagggctagaaagatgactctgcaggataaaggcacttgccaccagatttgatgacctgaattcaatctcaaTGACCCACATCATGGCAGAAGTGACACAATTCTCACattttgtcctctgacttccacaggtaaACTGTGGTACACGTGTacctccacatacacaaacacacatacatacatacacacacacacacataattttaaaactatttgtcTCAATGAAATAAAGTCACAATATTTGGAAAGAATATTTGGAGAAGTTTCCTGTACATTTCTGGGagaatatatagatacatatatatcatgcatacttatgcatatatatatatatagtgagaaATAATATTGTCTAGTACACTATGATTTCCATAAAAGCTATCCAGTTGAAGTTGGCAGGTCCTCTAGAAGCAAGCAGTCAATTGGATTATCTCCATTTTACTAAGTCTCAGAACTTGTGTCTTCCCCACAGCCACATAAATAGGTGGGTCATGGGAGGTCTGGTCACTCCTGTTCATTGACTGCACCCTTTGAATTAAatacttctattattttttaaatcttacataTATACAGAATGGAGGTTAAACTGAAAAAATCAACAGGCTTTATTGCACTACTTTTGTTTCCAATagttatttaaaaacttaaatttctAGGAACTTCACCACTCTCTACATTAACATGATCTCATGTCTCTCTAACAAACCTTAGAGGAAGAGGTCTGACCAGACAACATATATTTCTGGATTCATCTACCTATTGCCTTCCAACTTATTATGATGAGTTCTGCATATTCAGTGTGGAGCTCTTTCCCTGACAAAACTATCTAGTTTTATTGTTGGAGTTGAAAGTATGTGACTCTAATTAAGCTGGAAGAGCACTTAAGGGCCATTTCCTTTTCATCTCCAGCAGAACAGCTAGAGGCAGAGTTCCCTTGACCATACAAGTGTGTCAACAGCGTTCCTCTTTGTCCCCTTAGATCCCATTTTGCTCTAAGCTTGGATTTATCCTGGGAAATCTCTTTCTAGCACTGAAGTTGTTCACCCTCTTTTGACTGTCAGGACTGTAGCAAACTTCTACCCTTGATGTAGCTCTAGGAGTTTGGGTGAGCTGTTGCTTATCACATAGCATTCTGcatccaaaagagaaaaaacaaactttcAATATTGGAAGATAGTGTCAGGTAGAAATATTACAGCTCTCTGGTTCTCCTTGTTTTAAAAAGACTGTATAAATCCAAAATTGTTTTATACATCTCAGACTTTTTCTTCACTAGCATTAATAGcatgtttatgtggtgctgactAGACACTATTCTGAAGCCTGCCAAGCTATAAGCATACAATTATCATTTATGTAAGTGAGTGAACATAGGCAACTTTCAAGGCCATAAGAGCTAGAGTCTAGCAGAGCTGGGACTTCATTTCAGATCATCTGCCCTAGTGAATACAGGATATGCTGTTCCTCAACATGgagtcccaggaatcctcctTAAAACACTAAAGTATTCATAAAATGAGCCCTTCTGAAGTCAATTTTGATTTCATAAGCTAAAATAATGCATCATATTCAGTCTTGCTCTAGGATAAGCATAAAACAGAAATCAGCACACTCTTTAAATTATCCCAACATCAAAATGCAattatcctgtgttttcttctcaaTTCCTCTTTcccaacacacaaatacataagaaAAATTTAGATAAAACTACTTAAAAGAAATGCCATTATCAAACAGGAATTTTTACACAGAGATATTGAAGTAACTTTTTTCTTCAGATGAGGTACTATTCATCTGATCAGTGTGCGAACAGGCATGTTACTTTGAATTCATTAAAGCACCAACTGAACACAGAAACTCACTTACCTTCTTGGGCATGTAAAATTTGAACGTGAGCATCATGGGGAGTTCTGGATTCTTGTAATTCTGAGAAAGCATAACATATTGTTATTAAAACACAACCTTTGGCAAGAAAACCAAATGTAATGCATGTAGATAGGAGGGCACGCACTTACATTGATCCCTTCCAGAAGCACCTTTAGGTCCAGCAACAACTGCTGAAGGTGCTGCTGTGCTTCCTTTGTCGGCCTTGAAGTGGGTGCACTGTTGACGAGGAGTGCGAGCGTCAGTGCAACACAGGATGCAAGCTGCATGTTGTGCATGCCTGCAGGACTTGAGGTCACTGAGAAGTGATGAGCGAGATGATAGGCAGCCCTTCAGCATGGGAGGCAATTTATACTGTTAATGCTGGAAAAATAATATGGGGGTGTCAGAATGTTTTACATATTACACATATTTTCAAAGACTCTACCTGTGTGGCAGAAAGCATTAcctttgtttttcctcttctgaTGACTCTCTGGAATTTCTTTAAACCCCCATACACTGACTGAATGGATGTAGGTGAAATCCCTCTTGGTTGAATTAGCCCACACTTAAGGTGGCAGTTTTCATTCATACAATGAACGCCTTCTGTATGAAAcaaattttcctcttttctttaaggGGGTGGAGATACAAAGGTAACTCATGAAAATACTCTGTCAAAACCATTTTGAGCCTGTAAGCAGCCTCTTGTGGTGGACAAGAGCAAGAGGAGATAGATGAAAAGAATAAATCTTTTAGATTTGTTGATTAGACAGGAAGAATATTGGTTTCCTGTTTCAGGATGGTTTTACCTTCTAATCTACACGATGAGCTAATTGCACACAAGGTGATAGATAGGTGGCTTCCTACAGTTAGCCAGACAAATAGTAAGATCAGGACACTTAAAACGCTTTTGAGTTTGAGATACTATTTTAACttgttttaaacttaatttaGCATGTTCCTGTATCTGTTCAAAAGTCTTAatgtttattatgtgttttaaaaagttatgatGTCTAACAAATTTTCAGAAAGGTTAGCATCTAAGGATGTTGATGCTGTTTTTATGTTTCTAGTTGCACTTTCATTCTTttagaacatgtgtgtgtgtgtgtgtgtgtgtgtgtgtgtgacagagagagagagagagagagagagagagagagagagagagggagggagggagagagagagagagagggagaagcacCACAGTTCACTCGTGGAAGTCAGAGAACCCTTGCTAGCTGATTCTCTCCTATCACCTTGTGTGACCCAGGAATTTGAACTAGAGTCATCTGGTCTGTGTGCAaatgcctctacccactgagccatctcgactACCGTGACTTCCCCTTCTTGAATAGTTTTGGAATTCTCCTTGAAAGTACCTGGGGCACTGTGAGAGTCACAGTGAGGGAATATTACCATGTGTTCTCAGTGGGTAGACTGATCAGATCCTTCATTCCAGTATAGTATACTGGCTGAGTGATGGGATAGGAACACACTTCCAATTCAACTGGTAAAGATGAAAACTTTCTCATAGAGGTTGCCTGTGACCTCTCCATTTTTAGTACCTTATACTGGTCTAGTTTTTATGCAGACATTTACCCAAACCACCCTTGGGTACATAGAAAGGAAAAAGATGTGCAAGTACACAGATTAACTTAAGCCTTACCACATACCTGTGACATGATCCCATTTTGTAGATCCAAACACTGAGTGTCAAAGCTGATGAGATGGTTCCAAGGGGCAATGTGCTTGCTGCGCAAACCTTGCACCctgatcccagaactcacataaaggtgggaggctagaactgactccacaaagttgtcttctgactgctATGTGTGCACTGTgg is drawn from Onychomys torridus chromosome 6, mOncTor1.1, whole genome shotgun sequence and contains these coding sequences:
- the Il2 gene encoding interleukin-2 — translated: MHNMQLASCVALTLALLVNSAPTSRPTKEAQQHLQQLLLDLKVLLEGINNYKNPELPMMLTFKFYMPKKATELKHLQCLEEELGALQRVLDLAQSKSFLLEDAENSISNIRVVAVKLKGSENTSTCEFHDETVNVVEFLRGWITFCQSAIATMAE